A genomic region of Erythrobacter sp. SCSIO 43205 contains the following coding sequences:
- the rsmG gene encoding 16S rRNA (guanine(527)-N(7))-methyltransferase RsmG — MSVQTILKSEEEARGYVEALADRSDFERLERYVEMLLAENQKQNLISRPSEANLWLRHIADSAQLLECISEPAELAGPWLDLGTGPGLPGLVIAILRPQIPVVLVESRKRRVDFLDECVRKLALENCRVEAKRLEQVSPFHAGIISARAFAPLDKLLRLSAPFSTSATRYVLPKGRSAAHELEVAKPSIRKMFHVKHSLTDADAGIIVSK; from the coding sequence GTGAGTGTGCAGACCATTCTCAAGAGCGAGGAAGAGGCGAGGGGATATGTCGAGGCCCTTGCCGATCGCAGCGATTTTGAGCGTCTCGAACGTTACGTTGAGATGTTGCTTGCCGAAAACCAGAAGCAGAATTTAATTAGCCGCCCGAGCGAAGCCAACCTTTGGCTTCGTCATATTGCCGACAGTGCGCAGCTGCTCGAGTGTATCTCGGAACCGGCAGAGCTGGCGGGCCCATGGCTGGACCTTGGGACAGGGCCGGGGTTGCCGGGGTTGGTGATAGCAATTCTGAGGCCGCAAATCCCTGTCGTTCTCGTCGAATCCCGCAAGCGCCGGGTGGACTTCCTGGACGAGTGTGTGCGCAAGCTCGCACTTGAAAATTGCAGGGTTGAGGCAAAGCGGCTTGAGCAGGTTTCCCCCTTTCATGCCGGTATCATTTCGGCACGCGCCTTTGCTCCTTTGGACAAACTTCTGCGTTTATCCGCACCCTTCTCCACAAGTGCCACGCGATACGTCTTGCCCAAAGGCCGTTCGGCGGCGCACGAATTAGAAGTGGCGAAACCGTCGATTCGCAAGATGTTTCACGTGAAACACTCGTTGACGGACGCCGATGCAGGTATCATCGTGAGCAAATAG
- a CDS encoding ParA family protein: protein MLTIAIANQKGGVGKTTTAINMATAMAATGWRTLLIDLDPQGNASTGLGVDADTREVSSYDLLVEELPIAEATAETSIPGLDIVPATVDLSGAEVELVSVDERTERLRNALRNHQDHDICFIDCPPSLGLLTLNALCAADSILVPLQCEFFALEGLSQLLQTVERVQQLFNPDLNIIGVALTMYDRRNRLTDQVSDDVRDCLGDLVFETVIPRNVRLSEAPSHGLPALVYDHSCVGSRAYIALARELIGRFPPERQAA, encoded by the coding sequence GTGCTGACAATTGCCATTGCCAATCAAAAGGGTGGTGTGGGTAAAACCACGACCGCTATCAATATGGCGACAGCGATGGCGGCAACGGGCTGGCGTACTCTTCTCATCGACCTTGATCCGCAGGGCAATGCGTCAACCGGCTTGGGGGTGGATGCTGATACTCGAGAGGTGTCAAGCTATGACCTTCTCGTTGAAGAGCTCCCAATCGCAGAGGCCACGGCCGAAACGTCCATTCCCGGCCTTGATATCGTGCCCGCGACGGTTGATTTGAGCGGTGCAGAGGTCGAATTGGTGTCGGTGGACGAGCGAACCGAGCGTTTGCGCAATGCTTTGCGCAACCACCAGGACCACGATATTTGCTTTATTGATTGCCCGCCGTCGCTTGGCCTGCTGACTTTGAATGCGCTTTGTGCTGCCGATTCAATCCTCGTGCCACTTCAGTGTGAATTTTTCGCTCTGGAAGGCCTTAGCCAGCTTCTGCAGACGGTTGAACGGGTGCAGCAATTGTTCAACCCTGACCTCAACATCATTGGCGTTGCGCTCACCATGTATGACCGGCGCAATCGTTTGACCGATCAAGTGTCGGATGATGTGCGCGATTGCCTTGGTGACCTGGTGTTTGAGACGGTTATTCCGCGCAATGTGCGCCTGTCTGAGGCGCCGAGCCATGGACTTCCGGCGCTGGTTTACGACCACAGCTGCGTTGGCAGTCGCGCTTACATTGCGCTCGCGCGCGAACTTATCGGACGATTCCCACCTGAGAGGCAGGCAGCATGA
- a CDS encoding ParB/RepB/Spo0J family partition protein gives MSGKSTDSIQFTVPQRKAADRKKKLGKGLGALLGETKREEPLVTQGGTGNASGASDRQGAGPSEQSAAQSGGGLPAGSPLKSLPIASISPLPGNPRKHFDETALEELAASIAARGVIQPIIVRPKSNGKYELVAGERRWRAAQKARLHEMPALVRELSDREVMALALIENLQREDLNPVEEARAYQRLAEDEGMTQAEIARMVEKSRSHVANIQRLLGLPEAVLDLVEAGKLSMGHARALVGNDDAAALAEKAVNDNLSVREIEKLVRKVAKQIGATKETSNPLPASGEDADIVAVQRHLEEFLGLKVRIKSDSDPRSGEISIRYGSLDQLDLVCQRLTGGDF, from the coding sequence ATGAGCGGCAAATCCACTGATTCCATCCAATTCACCGTTCCCCAACGCAAAGCGGCTGATCGCAAGAAGAAGCTGGGCAAAGGCTTGGGTGCACTGCTGGGTGAAACCAAGCGCGAAGAGCCGTTGGTGACACAAGGTGGAACCGGGAATGCGAGTGGGGCTTCGGATCGCCAAGGTGCGGGACCATCAGAGCAGTCAGCCGCACAATCAGGCGGAGGGCTTCCCGCAGGGTCACCACTCAAATCACTCCCCATCGCCTCGATCTCTCCTCTTCCCGGCAACCCGCGCAAGCATTTTGACGAAACTGCACTTGAAGAGCTTGCGGCCTCAATCGCAGCGCGCGGCGTTATTCAGCCCATTATCGTGCGGCCTAAATCCAACGGTAAGTACGAGCTTGTGGCAGGCGAGCGACGTTGGCGCGCTGCGCAAAAGGCGCGGCTCCATGAAATGCCGGCGCTGGTGCGCGAGCTTTCCGACCGTGAAGTTATGGCGCTGGCGCTCATTGAAAACCTTCAGCGCGAGGATCTGAACCCGGTTGAAGAGGCCAGGGCGTATCAGCGTCTTGCTGAGGATGAAGGTATGACGCAGGCAGAAATTGCGCGCATGGTTGAAAAATCACGCAGCCACGTGGCCAATATTCAGCGCCTTCTCGGTCTGCCTGAGGCTGTTCTGGATCTGGTCGAGGCGGGCAAGCTGTCCATGGGCCACGCGCGGGCCCTCGTCGGTAACGATGACGCTGCAGCGCTCGCCGAAAAGGCGGTGAATGATAACCTCTCAGTTCGCGAAATCGAAAAGCTGGTTCGCAAGGTTGCCAAGCAAATTGGTGCGACCAAAGAAACCTCCAACCCTCTGCCAGCGTCAGGCGAAGACGCTGATATTGTTGCTGTTCAACGCCATCTGGAGGAGTTTCTCGGGCTTAAAGTGCGAATTAAATCCGATTCGGACCCACGATCGGGTGAAATTAGCATCCGATATGGCTCTCTTGATCAGCTCGATCTCGTCTGCCAGCGCCTGACGGGGGGCGATTTTTAA
- a CDS encoding DUF4402 domain-containing protein, translating to MTKTFRTAVAGVALFAAAGMGTAASAQVTEAADARAEVLAALQLTNDQALDFGSLIVNNGSTGGDVVVDATGARTCSGDVICGPLGAEQQALFTVTGAANTTVAISLEDVAANGTTLTHTGNVGSTAANHNIELVALTDSAAGGFASFSGNEQFGVGGTIQLDGTEIAGTYLGSFNVTVEYQ from the coding sequence ATGACCAAGACTTTTCGCACTGCCGTCGCTGGCGTCGCACTCTTCGCTGCTGCTGGCATGGGTACCGCAGCAAGCGCACAAGTTACCGAAGCTGCCGACGCTCGCGCAGAAGTTCTCGCAGCGCTTCAGCTCACCAATGACCAGGCTCTCGATTTCGGTTCGCTTATCGTAAACAACGGTTCGACCGGTGGCGATGTCGTTGTCGACGCAACTGGCGCTCGCACTTGTAGCGGTGACGTGATCTGCGGCCCACTTGGCGCAGAACAGCAAGCGCTCTTCACCGTAACTGGGGCTGCAAACACCACTGTTGCTATCTCGCTTGAAGACGTTGCTGCAAACGGCACGACGCTCACGCACACTGGCAACGTTGGTTCGACTGCTGCAAACCACAACATTGAACTCGTCGCTCTGACAGACAGCGCAGCAGGCGGTTTCGCCAGCTTTAGCGGTAACGAGCAGTTCGGCGTTGGTGGCACGATCCAACTCGATGGCACTGAGATTGCCGGCACTTACCTTGGTTCGTTCAACGTAACCGTTGAATACCAGTAA
- a CDS encoding molecular chaperone: MFLKSLRNFTTIAASFAAFAALSITVPAQAQGDLLVAPTRVILDGSRGTEVILSNIGAQEATYRIGLDLRRMTEDGRLEPVEKVDANETEEAALGMIRYAPRRISLPPGQPQAVRLSARPGADLPDGEYRVHMSFKAIPRPTEVTQEETQSEGVTLRLIPIYGITIPIIVRHGKVEAQVALTQPSIVQGDKGPELAMTIERTGESSTYGVLSIVKPGLPDPIVLAGGIAVYPEVGSRKVRINLTEEQAAALRGPARIEYRELEEKGGALIAAVDGVIG, translated from the coding sequence ATGTTTCTGAAGTCATTGCGAAATTTTACAACAATCGCAGCCAGTTTTGCGGCCTTTGCTGCGCTTTCCATCACCGTTCCAGCGCAGGCCCAGGGCGATCTTCTCGTCGCACCGACGCGGGTTATCCTTGATGGATCGCGCGGGACCGAGGTGATTTTGAGCAATATCGGTGCCCAAGAGGCTACCTATCGCATTGGCCTCGATCTGCGTCGGATGACCGAGGATGGCCGCTTGGAACCGGTCGAAAAGGTCGACGCGAACGAGACGGAAGAGGCAGCGCTTGGCATGATCCGCTATGCGCCGCGCCGGATCAGTCTGCCGCCGGGTCAGCCACAAGCTGTGCGCCTCTCCGCGCGCCCAGGCGCAGATCTGCCTGATGGCGAATACCGCGTGCATATGTCTTTCAAAGCCATCCCGCGCCCAACCGAGGTGACGCAAGAGGAGACGCAAAGCGAAGGCGTCACCCTTCGTCTGATCCCGATCTATGGTATCACCATTCCGATTATCGTGCGCCACGGCAAGGTTGAGGCGCAGGTTGCATTGACCCAGCCTTCCATCGTTCAAGGCGACAAAGGCCCTGAGCTGGCCATGACGATTGAACGCACGGGCGAAAGTTCGACCTATGGCGTGCTCAGCATTGTGAAGCCGGGTCTTCCTGATCCCATCGTCCTTGCTGGCGGCATTGCGGTTTATCCCGAAGTTGGCTCGCGCAAGGTGCGCATCAATCTGACCGAAGAGCAGGCCGCGGCTTTGCGCGGACCAGCGCGGATTGAATATCGCGAGCTCGAAGAAAAGGGCGGGGCCCTGATCGCGGCGGTTGATGGAGTGATCGGCTGA
- a CDS encoding collagen binding domain-containing protein produces the protein MKTPFRQRILSVAAFTAAALGSFALASPAEAQSSNTSSSNSGWQANDDDFLYLQMQIKNHRLALDVRGYQTDRGVCLDLADVIQTLDLPVRIDKKSRRATGWLFAEDQEITIDREANTVQNMNTGEIPLAKDIYDTPEGWCVDTDALSRWFGVTFKPDLYNAAVRIESNTDLPFMQAIERRKRAERIRPRNVNFDLSQYPSSKMEYRSWRTPSVDVVVDAEARSNSGVGGRVEFLAAGEALGASYTARIGTDRNFNPQTLRLRAYRSNEEGGLLGPLDATDVAVGDVETVPGRLVGQTGVGRGAFITNRPLGQTSRFATTVLRGTLPSGWDAELYRNGQLIAFQQSRPDGRYEFLDVDLFFGRNEFEVVLYGPQGQVRRERSSLPVGMNQIEPGETQYWAGILQENRDLIQLQSNEGQEDQNWRWGAGVERGLSQRTSIGFGVHNLVRNDNRYTYTEAALTHALSFAQVELAAAHEFGGGVVTNLNTLGRIGDVNFGTNARVFFGNFRGEFGENEFKYTGGVNFATALRMGRLSLPIQAAFNRAKRRNGETVDALNLVTSVTAGRLALSAQLFHERDSGRPANDRTDLNLLVNRRWRNLRLRGNANFRLAGEDKGLDTATVRLETDLSDEGTLQGDIEYMANIDEFRLGAGYTHRFKEFSLRGDAFVTSSGAVGVGVQAAFSLGPDPASGGIRVSGAKLARNGQAAVTVFRDDNANNRRDPGEELLKNVMVEAGLRTTDAVTGENGTAIVDELRPFRPVLVGIDESSLEDPFLAPASKGIVITPRPGVVAQIELAISPTGEVEGSLLSPTGVEQSGVRLELIDKRGTVAAETVSEFDGFFLFQRVPYGEYRLRVSEDAANALDIEPQLSLRDGNARFTIGNENDVIRFGTVKLRPRKVNEKNRLQDVEVIASAGPP, from the coding sequence ATGAAAACGCCCTTTCGCCAACGAATTCTAAGCGTCGCTGCGTTCACCGCAGCGGCGCTTGGCTCGTTTGCGTTAGCGAGCCCGGCTGAGGCGCAATCCTCAAACACGTCATCGTCCAATAGCGGCTGGCAAGCCAATGACGATGACTTCCTCTACCTTCAGATGCAGATCAAGAACCACAGGCTGGCCCTCGACGTGCGCGGTTATCAGACCGACCGCGGCGTGTGTCTTGATTTGGCTGACGTGATCCAAACGCTCGATTTGCCTGTGCGCATTGATAAAAAGTCGCGCCGCGCAACTGGTTGGTTGTTCGCAGAAGATCAGGAAATCACGATCGACCGTGAAGCTAATACAGTACAAAACATGAACACTGGCGAAATCCCGCTCGCCAAGGATATTTATGACACGCCCGAAGGATGGTGTGTCGATACAGATGCCTTGTCACGGTGGTTTGGCGTCACTTTCAAACCCGATTTGTACAATGCAGCGGTGAGAATTGAATCGAATACCGATCTGCCCTTCATGCAGGCGATTGAGCGGCGTAAGCGCGCCGAGCGTATTCGCCCGCGCAATGTGAACTTTGACCTCTCGCAATATCCTTCGTCCAAGATGGAATATCGCAGCTGGCGAACGCCTTCGGTCGATGTGGTGGTCGATGCCGAAGCGCGCAGCAACAGTGGTGTTGGCGGGAGAGTCGAATTTCTCGCGGCAGGTGAAGCCTTGGGTGCGAGTTACACCGCGCGCATTGGCACTGACCGGAATTTCAACCCTCAAACGCTGCGCCTGCGGGCCTATCGCAGCAATGAGGAAGGGGGCCTTCTTGGACCGCTCGACGCAACCGATGTCGCCGTGGGCGATGTCGAGACTGTACCGGGGCGCCTGGTTGGTCAGACCGGGGTGGGGCGCGGCGCCTTCATCACCAACAGACCGCTGGGCCAAACCTCGCGCTTTGCCACCACGGTTTTGCGCGGGACGCTACCTTCGGGCTGGGATGCAGAGCTCTATCGCAACGGCCAGCTGATCGCGTTCCAGCAGTCGCGCCCTGATGGGCGTTATGAGTTCCTCGATGTGGACCTGTTTTTTGGACGCAATGAATTTGAGGTCGTGCTGTATGGCCCCCAAGGCCAGGTCAGGCGCGAGCGCTCCTCCTTGCCGGTTGGGATGAACCAGATTGAGCCGGGTGAAACGCAATATTGGGCGGGAATTCTGCAAGAAAACCGCGATCTTATTCAGCTGCAGTCCAATGAGGGCCAAGAAGATCAGAACTGGCGATGGGGCGCAGGCGTTGAGCGCGGATTGAGCCAGCGGACCAGCATTGGCTTTGGCGTTCACAATCTGGTGCGCAATGACAACCGCTATACCTACACTGAGGCAGCGCTGACCCATGCGCTGTCATTTGCGCAGGTAGAGCTTGCGGCCGCGCACGAGTTTGGCGGCGGGGTTGTTACCAATCTCAACACCTTGGGCCGGATTGGTGATGTCAATTTTGGCACCAATGCTCGCGTATTCTTTGGCAATTTCCGCGGCGAATTCGGTGAAAACGAGTTCAAGTACACTGGTGGGGTCAATTTCGCGACTGCTTTGCGCATGGGGCGTCTCTCGCTCCCGATCCAGGCGGCGTTCAACCGGGCCAAACGGCGCAATGGCGAGACGGTCGATGCGCTCAACCTTGTGACATCGGTGACGGCAGGGCGGCTCGCCCTGTCAGCGCAGCTTTTCCATGAAAGAGATAGCGGAAGGCCTGCCAATGACCGCACTGATCTTAACCTCCTCGTCAATCGGCGTTGGCGCAATCTGCGGCTGCGCGGAAATGCGAATTTCAGACTGGCGGGAGAGGATAAGGGGCTCGACACCGCCACCGTCCGGCTTGAAACCGACCTTAGCGATGAGGGCACGCTCCAAGGCGACATTGAATACATGGCGAACATCGATGAATTTCGCCTTGGCGCTGGCTACACCCACCGGTTCAAGGAGTTTTCCTTGCGCGGCGATGCCTTCGTCACCTCAAGCGGTGCGGTGGGCGTAGGGGTACAGGCCGCCTTCAGCCTTGGGCCCGATCCTGCGTCGGGCGGGATCAGGGTGTCGGGCGCAAAACTCGCGCGCAACGGCCAGGCTGCGGTCACCGTTTTCAGGGACGATAATGCCAACAATCGCCGCGATCCGGGTGAAGAGCTGCTTAAGAATGTGATGGTCGAAGCCGGCCTACGCACGACCGACGCGGTCACTGGCGAAAACGGCACGGCCATCGTCGATGAGCTCAGGCCTTTCCGGCCAGTTTTGGTTGGGATCGATGAAAGCTCTCTTGAAGATCCATTCCTCGCCCCGGCCAGCAAAGGCATCGTTATCACTCCGCGTCCCGGTGTTGTGGCACAGATCGAACTGGCTATTTCACCAACAGGAGAAGTGGAAGGCTCGCTTCTCAGCCCTACAGGCGTGGAGCAATCGGGCGTGCGATTGGAACTGATCGACAAGCGCGGAACGGTTGCGGCAGAAACCGTCAGCGAATTTGACGGCTTTTTCCTGTTCCAGCGCGTGCCTTACGGTGAATATCGCCTGCGTGTGTCGGAAGATGCGGCCAATGCTCTGGATATTGAGCCGCAACTCTCGCTGCGCGATGGCAATGCCCGCTTCACCATCGGCAATGAAAATGATGTCATCCGCTTTGGCACGGTGAAGCTACGGCCTCGCAAAGTGAACGAGAAAAACAGGCTTCAAGACGTCGAAGTGATTGCCTCAGCGGGACCGCCATAG
- a CDS encoding GAF domain-containing protein, giving the protein MFDFKPDATASKAEVYQQLLEAADALTTGEPDGIANMANVASLMWEFLPDLNWAGFYRMGTGVSGADELVLGPFHGRPACIRIPLGKGVCGVAVQSGETQCIEDVHSFPGHIACDAASQSELVVPIVRNGAVIAVIDLDSPRTARFDDEDAAGIEALAKLLSSRI; this is encoded by the coding sequence ATGTTCGATTTCAAACCCGATGCGACGGCTTCAAAAGCAGAAGTGTATCAACAATTGCTTGAAGCCGCCGATGCTCTCACCACTGGCGAGCCCGATGGGATCGCCAATATGGCCAATGTTGCAAGCCTCATGTGGGAATTCCTGCCGGACCTCAATTGGGCGGGCTTTTACCGCATGGGCACGGGCGTTTCTGGCGCAGATGAGCTGGTGCTTGGCCCTTTTCATGGCCGCCCGGCCTGTATCCGCATTCCTCTGGGCAAAGGCGTGTGCGGCGTGGCAGTCCAATCGGGTGAAACGCAGTGTATCGAAGACGTGCACAGTTTTCCCGGCCACATCGCCTGCGACGCAGCCAGCCAATCCGAGCTGGTCGTGCCGATCGTCCGCAATGGCGCGGTTATTGCCGTAATTGACCTCGATAGCCCGCGCACGGCGCGTTTTGATGATGAGGATGCCGCTGGAATTGAGGCGCTGGCAAAGCTGCTTTCTTCCCGCATTTGA
- a CDS encoding sorbosone dehydrogenase family protein, which translates to MSIFRKVAIALVVFLLIAGAGLFFLTRGDTADVDFASVTGPDPVLQEPNEESFPTVQIAKPVGWDEGEAPEAPEGFTVGRFAEGLDHPRVLYTLPNGDVLVTLTRAPERPSDAEDEGLFDSIYNWIADKLFAAAGAAGASANEVVLLRDRDGDGVADIQEVLLDAEAGMDSPSGIAWHDGTLYIANHNAVLAFDYELGSATVSSEARKLMDLPPGGGHWMRNIEVHPDGDRMYIAVGSVSNIGEQGMEIEEGRAMIHELSLTSLEARPYGVGLRNPNGLDFSPWSGELWTTVNERDMLGSDLVPDYLTNVPVGVNYGWPWVYYKDTVDRRVTAPRPRFLIEYTRYPEFALGPHVAALGLVFTKEGHRMGDAFASGAFVAQHGSWNRKPPSGYNVVYVDFDEFGNPVGKPVPLLTGFLNEDGTTKGRPTWVEWANDGALLVSDDTAGIIWRVINPASEPGAGIDEIEGEPLPPSRELVDPRRALEEDYLRTQAAQ; encoded by the coding sequence ATGAGCATCTTTCGAAAAGTCGCAATCGCTTTGGTCGTTTTTCTCCTGATTGCAGGAGCAGGCCTGTTCTTTCTCACGCGCGGTGACACCGCCGATGTGGATTTCGCCTCAGTCACGGGCCCCGATCCTGTGCTGCAAGAACCCAATGAAGAGAGTTTTCCAACGGTCCAGATTGCCAAGCCTGTAGGCTGGGACGAAGGCGAAGCGCCTGAAGCGCCAGAGGGTTTCACCGTTGGGCGTTTTGCTGAGGGGCTCGATCATCCGCGTGTTCTTTACACTCTGCCCAATGGTGATGTGCTGGTAACCCTGACCCGTGCGCCAGAGCGGCCTTCTGATGCAGAAGATGAAGGGCTCTTCGACAGCATTTACAACTGGATTGCGGACAAGCTTTTTGCCGCTGCTGGTGCGGCTGGTGCATCGGCGAACGAAGTGGTGCTTCTGCGCGACCGCGACGGTGATGGAGTGGCCGATATTCAGGAGGTGCTGCTCGACGCAGAGGCGGGTATGGATTCGCCATCAGGCATCGCTTGGCATGACGGCACGCTTTATATTGCCAATCACAATGCGGTGCTGGCTTTCGATTATGAGCTTGGTTCTGCCACAGTCAGCAGCGAGGCGCGCAAGCTGATGGACTTGCCGCCCGGCGGCGGCCACTGGATGCGCAATATCGAAGTCCATCCCGATGGTGACCGGATGTACATTGCTGTGGGCTCTGTCTCCAATATTGGCGAACAAGGCATGGAGATTGAAGAAGGCCGCGCGATGATCCACGAGCTTTCGCTCACCAGCCTTGAGGCGCGTCCCTATGGCGTAGGACTCAGAAACCCGAACGGCCTTGATTTCAGTCCATGGTCAGGCGAGCTTTGGACCACAGTCAACGAGCGCGATATGCTGGGTTCTGACCTTGTGCCTGATTACCTCACCAATGTGCCGGTTGGTGTGAATTATGGCTGGCCCTGGGTGTATTACAAAGACACCGTCGACCGCCGCGTGACTGCGCCGCGCCCGCGTTTCCTGATCGAGTACACACGTTATCCCGAATTCGCGCTGGGCCCGCACGTTGCAGCTTTGGGGCTTGTGTTCACCAAAGAAGGCCATCGCATGGGTGATGCGTTCGCAAGCGGGGCGTTTGTTGCACAGCATGGATCGTGGAATCGCAAGCCGCCTTCTGGCTATAACGTTGTCTATGTCGACTTTGACGAATTCGGAAATCCGGTGGGCAAGCCTGTGCCACTGCTGACTGGCTTCCTCAATGAAGATGGCACCACCAAAGGCCGCCCGACATGGGTTGAATGGGCAAATGACGGTGCGCTTCTGGTTTCGGACGATACGGCAGGCATAATCTGGCGCGTGATCAATCCGGCAAGCGAACCGGGCGCTGGCATCGATGAGATTGAAGGCGAGCCCCTCCCGCCGAGCCGCGAACTGGTCGACCCACGAAGAGCGCTTGAGGAAGACTATCTGCGGACCCAAGCGGCCCAATAA
- a CDS encoding DUF815 domain-containing protein encodes MSDYGEVLVRIAAALERLAPEPAPPVNWLDHPAYVWSDEGAHALEELDALPVERLCGIDAQKQAVHRNLERLSSGAASHDMLLWGARGMGKSALIRACTGNLQQNGGEIALVQVNASGFARISQLIEALAKRPRAFVLFIDDLGFDEGDLQGNLALRSLLDGGALGRPANIRVAVTSNRRAIVQSAAVRPSDLHERDERDNALALADRFGLTLAFHPCDQATYLEIVRSYIEPLGLEIVAEEANAFAIARGNRSGRTAYQYACEVAGAAGLAL; translated from the coding sequence ATGAGCGATTACGGCGAGGTCTTGGTGCGCATTGCAGCGGCGCTGGAACGGCTCGCCCCTGAGCCTGCGCCCCCTGTCAACTGGCTCGATCACCCCGCCTATGTCTGGTCAGATGAAGGCGCTCACGCTTTAGAGGAGCTGGACGCCCTTCCGGTTGAGCGCCTTTGCGGGATCGACGCGCAAAAACAAGCGGTCCATCGCAACCTTGAGCGGCTAAGCTCGGGCGCGGCCTCACACGATATGTTGCTATGGGGCGCACGCGGCATGGGCAAGTCCGCCCTCATACGCGCCTGCACCGGCAACCTTCAGCAAAACGGAGGCGAAATCGCACTTGTGCAAGTTAATGCCAGCGGTTTTGCGCGCATTTCCCAATTGATTGAAGCGCTGGCAAAACGCCCTCGCGCCTTTGTCCTGTTCATTGATGATCTTGGCTTTGACGAGGGGGATTTGCAGGGCAATCTGGCATTGCGCAGTCTGCTTGATGGCGGCGCGTTGGGGCGCCCTGCGAATATCCGGGTCGCGGTCACATCCAACCGACGCGCTATCGTGCAAAGCGCAGCGGTCCGTCCATCAGATCTTCACGAACGCGATGAACGCGACAACGCTCTTGCGCTTGCAGACCGTTTCGGCCTGACGCTCGCGTTCCATCCATGCGATCAGGCTACCTATCTGGAGATAGTTCGCAGCTATATAGAGCCGCTAGGGCTGGAAATTGTCGCAGAGGAAGCGAACGCATTTGCAATCGCGCGCGGCAACAGGTCGGGGCGCACCGCCTATCAATACGCCTGCGAGGTTGCCGGGGCTGCTGGCCTCGCGCTTTAA